A section of the Oryzias melastigma strain HK-1 linkage group LG2, ASM292280v2, whole genome shotgun sequence genome encodes:
- the LOC112156751 gene encoding alpha-tectorin, translating into MLFLLLAVIGTLVDPHRAEMVTGAGEVDLSACAITYLGQSYRKTEVSFVNSSISFCSSGENPDCLLVVDAQVDRAALEVVHEVTNPGSRIHQSLPNINSSSPCRLDAVVQDKSNNTHFSVSIYNFGKQTVLEVNVTSFFTAANIDLVVVIGGNPVKRLSFPKASLNGDLILDISGCRYSNGIIYPGESAQNDPTSCLNVTCSATADLSVSTKCGSAEVCHLGSGCVPRPDVCSVTASAVIDFNGRLHAVSDRCAYTLMKPRGDAGFHLLAGFRERRRRDVMFLDHLVLWLREPNATIVLDQGGEVRVNGGVMQLNETAQVVQGAELLKDQTGVTARIPSFNITVYFDGTTAHVAGTPTAVEGLCGNPSDPSQTTTLSEAKATAYSEPGCEIQHTDPVNKTTDCNSTADRCKLLQHSAFASCQPHADPHAYITACTDTLCNYPPADGLRCQFLKAYSATCSLRTGNTAQWREAAGCNFDISASCLDQYCSPHEFCGERNGDISCICRADFAYKHRSKNTLGDPAVCTQSSASLSLAICLLESKGVDYTSLHLKDQRCRGRVNAKSHMVTFGFSLNNTCGTEATMNGSQVLYTNTIMTRNRSQSVIFRHNAAAINFSCSFLKPSSRTLAFKVKESSIEEHIVTGIWNYTLRMNAYVDGSHTTLVEPSSVVELNQRIWMELSTEGLDDQTVAMVINSCWATDRPLGNDTARYDLIINGCPNPQDRTVRMDSNGAGTTNYFSFSMFEFVNNKGGTEEIYLHCKLEMCLKHGNSCIQNCKAKRRRRSLFRRPKQAVISMTWRK; encoded by the exons ATGCTCTTCCTCCTGCTGGCAG TCATCGGGACTCTAGTGGATCCGCACCGGGCAGAGATGGTCACCGGGGCCGGAGAGGTGGACCTCAGCGCATGCGCCATCACGTATTTGGGACAGAGCTATCGGAAGACGGAA GTGTCCTTTGTGAACTCATCCATAAGTTTTTGCTCCTCTGGAGAAAATCCAGACTGTTTACTGGTGGTGGACGCCCAGGTTGACCGAGCGGCTCTGGAAGTCGTGCATGAAGTCACAAATCCTGGGTCGCGCATCCATCAATCGCTGCCAAACATCAACTCTTCTTCTCCCTGCCGGCTTGACGCCGTTGTGCAAGATAAATCAAATAACACTCAC tTTTCCGTTTCAATCTACAACTTTGGAAAGCAGACGGTTCTGGAAGTCAACGTGACGAGTTTCTTCACCGCGGCAAACATT GACCTTGTCGTGGTGATCGGTGGAAATCCTGTGAAGCGGCTGTCGTTTCCCAAAGCCAGCCTGAATGGAGATCTGATCCTGGATATCAGCGGCTGCAGATATTCAA ATGGAATCATTTACCCCGGAGAGTCAGCGCAGAACGACCCGACATCCTGTCTCAACGTAACCTGCAGTGCGACGGCAGATTTGTCGGTTTCGACTAAATGTGGTTCTGCAGAGGTTTGCCACTTGGGCTCTGG GTGTGTTCCCCGTCCTGACGTCTGCTCCGTCACCGCCTCCGCCGTCATCGACTTCAACGGCCGGCTCCACGCCGTCTCCGACCGCTGTGCGTACACCCTGATGAAGCCTCGGGGAGACGCCGGCTTCCACCTCCTGGCGGGCTTCCGGGAGCGGCGCCGCAGAGACGTGATGTTCCTGGACCACCTGGTTCTGTGGCTGCGCGAGCCGAACGCGACGATAGTCCTGGACCAAGGAGGGGAAGTCAGAGTGAACGGCGGGGTCATGCAGCTAAACGAGACGGCTCAGGTGgtccagggggcggagcttctgaaGGATCAGACGGGAGTCACCGCCAGGATACCCTCTTTTAATATAACCGTCTATTTCGATGGCACCACCGCCCACGTTGCAG GAACTCCCACCGCCGTAGAGGGTCTGTGCGGCAATCCCAGCGATCCCAGTCAAACCACCACCCTGAGCGAAGCCAAGGCGACGGCCTACAGCGAGCCCGG ATGTGAGATCCAGCACACAGATCCTGTAAACAAGACGACCGACTGCAACAGCACAGCGGACCG CTGTAAGCTCCTTCAGCACTCGGCCTTCGCTTCCTGTCAACCCCACGCCGACCCGCACGCCTACATAACCGCATGCACCGACACTCTGTGCAACTACCCGCCGGCGGACGGGCTGAGGTGCCAGTTCCTCAAGGCGTACAGCGCCACCTGCAGCCTCCGGACCGGAAACACGGCGCAATGGAGAGAGGCAGCCGGCTGCA attttgacatttcagcGTCCTGCCTGGACCAGTACTGCAGCCCTCACGAGTTCTGCGGAGAACGGAACGGCGATATTAGCTGCATTTGCCGAGCCGACTTTGCCTACAAGCACCGatcaaaaaacactttag GGGATCCGGCGGTATGCACCCAGAGCTCTGCCTCCTTATCTCTGGCTATCTGCCTGCTGGAGAGCAAAGGAGTGGACTACACCTCCCTGCACCTGAAGGACCAGAGGTGCCGCGGCCGTGTGAACGCCAAGAGCCACATGGTGACCTTCGGCTTCTCCCTCAACAACACGTGTGGGACTGAAGCCACG ATGAACGGCAGCCAAGTCCTCTATACGAACACCATCATGACGAGGAACAGGTCTCAGAGCGTCATCTTCCGCCACAACGCCGCGGCCATCAActtctcctgctccttcctgAAGCCGTCCAGCCGGACTTTGGCCTTCAAGGTCAAAGAGAG CTCCATCGAGGAGCACATAGTGACGGGAATCTGGAACTACACTCTGAGAATGAACGCCTACGTCGACGGCAGCCACACCACCCTGGTGGAGCCATCCTCTGTGGTGGAGCTGAACCAGAGGATTTGGATGGAGCTGTCCACCGAGGGGCTGGACGATCAGACCGTCGCCATGGTGATCAACTCCTGCTGGGCCACCGACCGGCCGCTGGGCAACGACACCGCCAGATACGACCTCATCATCAATGG ATGCCCGAATCCTCAAGACAGGACAGTGAGGATGGACAGCAACGGAGCGGGAACCACCAACTACTTCTCCTTTAGCATGTTCGAGTTTGTCAACAACAAGGGGGGAACCGAGGAGATCTACCTGCACTGCAAACTGGAGATGTGCCTCAAACATGGAAACTCCTGCATCCAG AACTGCAAGGCCAAAAGGAGGCGCAGATCGCTCTTTAGAAGGCCAAAGCAAGCCGTCATCTCTATGACCTGGAGAAA gtga